The stretch of DNA GTGCGACCGCATGTCGATGCGATCTTTGACCTCGCCGAGGGTGCGGAGGCCCACCGCTTGATCGAGCAGGGGCACACCCGCGGCAAGATCGTCTTGCGCGTCTCCCCCGAGGCCTAAACCGCCGATTGCGCCGCAGCGCGGGCGCGGCGCTTCTTCCTCGCGTCGCTCACCGCACTCAACACCGTGTAGGCGAAGTAGGCGAAGAGCCCTCCGGCGGCCAGCGGAGTGACCCATGACCTGTTCGCACCGTTGACCGCGTTGTTCACCCAACCCAGCAGCGGAATCGAATACCACAGCTTGCCCTGAATCTGAATCGACTTCACCGGGGCATCCTGAGCGCTGTTGTTGTCACCCTGAAAGATGAAGCCGCGTTCACCGTTGGCGAGCAGAGTGATGGCGACCACGCGGTGGGTGATGACGCCGGGCTTGCCCGACTCGATCTGATAGGTCGCCACGTCACCGAACTGCAGTCGATTCGGGTCGATGGGCTTGACGATGATGAGGGTGCCCGGGGGCAGGCCCGGTTCCATCGAACTCGTCAGCACCGTCATCGGGGTGGCGCCGGCAATCTTCGGAACCACGATCACCAGCATCGCCAGCGCGATCACGAGAATCAGAAGCGCCGCGCTCAGCGCGAGGCCGAGAGAGCCCCACAGTCCCCGTTCCGGAGTCGGTGCCTCGGGCCGACCGTGCGGCAGCGGGTCGGCTTGAGGTTCCAGGATGCCGACGATCTCGGGCGATGTCATGATCCGTCAATCCTTCGGCGACGGCGTCCGAGGAGGAAGAACAGCACCCCTCCCCCGAGAAGACCGCCGACAACCAGAAGCGGGGTCGCCACCTGTGCACCAGTGTGAGCCAACCCGGGCGCACTCGCCGTGCTGCCGCCCGGTGCGGCGGGTCCCGCTGGAGCGGGGGGCCCTGCTGGAGGAGTGGTCGGGCCGACGATGACACCGTCATCGTCGCAGGCCGATGGGGGGAACGGCCCGGCATCTGCGGCGC from Leifsonia psychrotolerans encodes:
- a CDS encoding signal peptidase I, which produces MTSPEIVGILEPQADPLPHGRPEAPTPERGLWGSLGLALSAALLILVIALAMLVIVVPKIAGATPMTVLTSSMEPGLPPGTLIIVKPIDPNRLQFGDVATYQIESGKPGVITHRVVAITLLANGERGFIFQGDNNSAQDAPVKSIQIQGKLWYSIPLLGWVNNAVNGANRSWVTPLAAGGLFAYFAYTVLSAVSDARKKRRARAAAQSAV